Below is a genomic region from Streptomyces sp. NBC_00461.
TCGTCGAGGACGGGGTACGGCTGGGAGCCGATGACCTCGACGCGGTGGCCGAGGCGGGCCAGTTCGCGTGAGAGGTGCCGGACGTAGACGCCCTGGCCGCCGCAGAACGGGTTCCCTTTATAGGTGAGGAGTGCGATGTGGAGCGGTCGCTCGCCGTCGGCGGCGAGGTCCTCCTGGGGACCCGCCTGACTGGCCTCAGCGGTCACTCTGGGCCCCCTTCTGCGTGCACTGTCCCGCGAGATTACGCCGGGACGCTAATCTAGAACAAGTTTCAGACTTGATCGTCCAGGAGGCTCTGAATCTACCGGCAGGTAGGGGCACGGTGAGCAGTGGATCAGGTGATTCGCGCCACGGCGGACGCCCTGCCATGCTCGGTGCGATCACCAGGACCTGTCCGGCGGATCAGGTCGGCTGTGAGATGCGGTTCCTCCTGGCCGACCCGAGCGGGGTCCGGTGCGTGCAGCTGCGAGGCGGAGGAGGGAGTCGACGCGGAGCGTCGGCGACCGACGACAACGCCGCAGATGCGCGTGCCAGGGCCCGCGACGCCGAGCTGATCCGCCGGACAGGCCCTGACCCTCACCGACTGTCACGGAACGGGAACCATGCCAGCGCAAGCGAAGGTGGCCAAGGTGGAAGCACGTACCTCGCAGCCGGCCTCCCCGCCCCTCACGGAGCGGCAGGAGGCGCGTCGTCGGCGCATCCTGCACGCAAGCGCGCAGCTGGCCAGCCGGGGCGGTTTCGACGCCGTACAGATGCGTGAGGTCGCCGAGTCCTCGCAGGTGGCCCTGGGCACCCTCTACCGCTACTTCCCGTCCAAGATCCATCTGCTGGTCGCCACGATGCAGGACCAGTTGGAGCACATGCACGGGACGCTGCGGAAGAAGCCGCCGACGGGTGACACGGCGGCGCAGCGGGTCGCGGAGACCCTGATGCGGGCCTTCCGGGCGCTGCAGCGCGAGCCGCATCTGGCCGACGCGATGGTCCGCGCCCTCACCTTCGCCGACCGCAGCGTCTCGCCCGAGGTCGACCAGGTCTCCCGCCAGACCACGGTGATCATCCTGGACGCGATCGGACTGGAGAACCCCACCCCCGAGCAGCTCTCGGCGGTCCGCGTCATCGAGCACACCTGGCACTCGGCCCTGATCACCTGGCTCTCGGGCCGCGCCTCCATCGCCCAGGTCAAGATCGACATCGAGACGGTGTGCCGCCTGATCGACCTGACGGATCCGGCCGCGGGGAGTACGTCCCGCGACTGAGGCGCACGCACGGAACCTACGAGACGGGTTCCCTTCGCCGGCATTGTCCGGATCAGGTCCTGGGGGTCGCCTTCCGGCCCTACTGCTGCCTTCCGGCCTCTCAGCCCGACCGTCGACGTCGGCCCCGGCGGATGCGTCTGCATCTGCGTCTCGCCAAAGTCGGCTACTCCGGTGGAACTCCCTCACTCGCCTCGTAGGCCACTTCTAAGGATAGAACGCCTGTAAGCCAATGAAACCCCCTGAAGGCTGATTTTTTGGACACCACCTTCTCGTGTTCGGCCCTTACCCCTACTCCTCTTCGGCCCTTATTCCTCCGGCGGAAACACCGGCTCCCCGCTCCCCAGCAGAGTGATCACGATGGCCTCCACCGGGCAGTTCTCCGCCGCCTCCAGAATGCGTTCGTTGGCGTCGGTCTCCGGCTCGACCGGGTGGGACTGCATGGCGGAGTCGAGGCGGAAGGCGCCGGCGGCCCGGTGGACGCACTGGGCCGAGCCGATGCAGACGGAGCGGTCGACCTCGACGTGCCAGCGGTCACCCATGGCGGCTCAGCCCTCCCAGCCGGCCGGGAGATGGATCATCTTGTGTTCGAGGAACTCGCCGTAGCCCTCGGGGCCGAACTCCCGCCCCAGCCCGGAGTTCTTGTAACCGCCGAAGGGGCCGAGCATGTCGAGGCTGAAGGTGTTGACCGAATACGTGCCGGTACGGACCTGGCGGGCGACCTCGATGCCGTGCGCCACGTCCGACGTCCACACGCTGCCGCTCAGCCCGTAGTCCGAGTCGTTCGCGATCTTCAGGGCCTCGGACTCGTCGCCGTAGGGCAGCAGGCAGATCACCGGGCCGAAGATCTCCTCGCGGGCGATCCGCATCGAGTTGTCGACGTCGCCGAAGAGCGTCGGCTCGACGTACCAGCCGCGCTCCAGGCCCGGTGGGCGGCCGCCGCCGGTGAGGATCTTGGCGCCCTCCTCCTGGCCGATGCGGATGTAGTCGAGGTTGCGCTGCTGCTGGCGCCGAGCCACCAGGGGGCCGACCTGTGTCGCCGTGTCCAGCGGGTCGCCGACGACCAGCGCGCTCGCGGCCGTCGCGAAGGCGTCCGCGAACTCGTCGTAGCGGGAGCGCGGGAGCAGGATACGGGTCTGGGCCACGCAGGCCTGGCCGTTGTTCATCCAGGCCGCCGGGACGACGCCCGCGACGGTGGTGGCGAGGTCCGCGTCGGGGAGGACCACGGCCGCCGACTTGCCGCCCAGCTCCAGGGTCACGCGCGTGAGATTGCGCGACGCCACCTCCATCACACGCTTCCCGGCGGCCACCGAACCCGTGAAGGAGACCTTGTCGATCCCCGGGTGTCCGACCAGGTACTCGCTGACCTCGCGGTCGGCCGGGAGGATCGACAGGACGCCCTCCGGGAGCCCGGCCTCACGGGTGATATCGGCGAGGATGTACGCGTCCAGCGGCGACTCGGGCGACGGCTTGAGCACCACGGTGCAGCCGGTGAGCAGCGCGGGCGCGAGCTTGGCGGCGGCCACGAACTGCGGGACGTTCCAGGGCACCACGGCCGCCACGACGCCGACCGGTTCGCGGCGCACGAGGATCCTGCCGAGCACGCCGTCGCGGGTCTCCTCGTAGGTGAAGTTCCGCGCGACGGTGATCGCCGCGTCCCACACCATCATCGCGCCGAGTGCCTGCGCGAGGACGCTCCAGGAGTACGGCGACCCGTTCTCGGAGGAGATCACGCGGGCGATCTCCTCGTGCCGTACGGCGATCGCGTCCTTGATGCGGGTGACGACCTCGATCCGCTCGTCGAGCGACATCCGCGGCCAGGGTCCCTCGTCGAATGCCCTTCGCGCGGCCGCGACCGCCCGGTCCACATCCGCCGTTGAGGCGTGCGGCACGCGTCCGATGACCTCCTCCGTGTGCGGCGAGATCACCTCGATGACGTCCTTGCCGAGGGGGTCGGTCAACTCCCCGCCGATGAACAGCTGTCCGTGTTCCACGAGCTCGGTCATGGCCGACTGCCTTCCCGGGAGCTGACTCTGACGGTTCATCAGATACGGGAACTGATACCAGTTCCCCTCGGAGGAGTCCACAGGCCGCACACCGCCGTCACGGCACGTCCGCGACGGCGGCGTGGCGGTTCGGGCGTCCGATCGATGACTTGGGCTCCCATTGAAACTGGTTCTAGTTATAGTGACGGGAACGCGGCGACAGGGGAGCCCATGGCACAGGTCAGCGACCACGGCGGCGGTGTGCGGTCCGTCCAGGTCCCCATCCCGGACAATCCCCTGGGACACACGCTCGTGTACGTCGTCGACACCGATCGCGGGCCGGTGCTGGTCGACACGGGGTGGGACGACCCCGCGTCCTGGGACACCCTCGTCGAGGGGCTGGCAGCCGCCGGTACAGCGGTGAGCGAGGTGCACGGTGTCGTCATCACCCACCACCACCCCGACCACCACGGCCTGTCCGGCAAGGTGCGCGAGGCGTCCGGGGCCTGGATCGCGATGCATGCCGCGGACTCGGCGATCGTGCGGCGCACCCGGGAGACCCGGCCCGGGCGCTGGTTCTCGTACATGGCCGCCAAGCTCACCGCGGCCGGCGCCCCCGACGAGCACGTGGCGCCCCTGCGCGACGCGGCCCCCCGCACCACCCTGCCGGGCTTCTCCCCCGCCCTGCCCGACCGCGAGATCGTCCCCGGCGAGCTCCTCGACCTCCCGGGCCGCCGGCTGCGAGCCATCTGGACCCCGGGGCACACCCCCGGCCACGTCTGCCTGCACCTGGAGGAGGAGCACCCGGCCCGACTCCCGGGCAGCGGACGCCTGTTCTCCGGCGACCACCTCCTCCCCCGGATCACCCCCCACATCGGCCTCTACGAAGACCCCGACGACGCGACCGTCACCGATCCCCTCGGCGACTACCTCGACTCCCTGGAGCGGGTCGGGCGGCTGGCAGCCGCCGAGGTGCTGCCCGCTCATCAGCACACGTTCACCGACGCGGCGGCCCGGGTACGGGAGTTGCTCGCGCACCACGAGGAGCGGCTCACCGGGCTGCGCGCCCTCCTGGTCGAACCGCTCACCGCCTGGCAGGTCGCCGAGCGCATGGAGTGGAACCGGCCCTGGGCACAAATCCCCTACGGATCACGGAACATCGCGGTCTCGGAGGCCGAGGCGCATCTGCGGCGGCTGGTCAAGCTGGGGCGGGCGGAGGCGGTGACGGGGAGCGACCCGGTGACGTACGTGGCCGTGTAACTCGCTCGCACCTCGTGAGTGTCCCCTGGTACCAACGTCTCCATGGACCCCACGGAGCAACTCCTCGCCGAACGCGCCTGTGAACGTCTGATCCTCGACCTCGTCCACCGCCTCGACCTCGGTGAACCCGCCTCCGTGGCCGAGCTGTTCACCGAGGACGGCGTGTGGGAGTGGCCCCCTCCTGGGGACGGGCGGCGGTCCGAGGGACGGGAGGAGCTGCGGGCGTACTTCGGTTCCCGGCCGCCGGACAAGCTCTCCCGACGGGTCATGTCCAACATCCGGGTCACGGTGACGTCGGCGGACACGGCCGAGGCCACGTCGTACTTCACGACGTACCGCGTCGAAGGCTGGTCGGGCGGCATGGTGCCGACCGGGCCGCCGGTCCAGGTCGGCCACTACCAGGACACCTTCCGCCGCGTCGACGACCGGTGGCTGCTCGCCTCCCGGACGCTGCACCTCCCGTTCGGCGGCCCCACTCCCCGGCAGGGACGCGGCCCCCTCGAACCGGTCAGCACCGACCGTGCTCCCTTCGTCCCCTTCGCCGACGGCAGCCCGCCGCCGCTGTCCCAGGGCGTGCGCAGCGGTCCGTGGCTGTTCACCTCCGGGCAGGGGCCGCTGGATCCGGCGACCGGTGAGATGCCGGCGGACTTCGGGGCGCAGGCGCGGCAGGCGCTCACCAATGTCGAGGCGGTGGTCGCGGCGGCGGGCGGCGACCGGCGGTCCATCACGCGCTGCACCTGCTACCTGGCCGACCGGACCCACTTCGCCGAGTTCAACCGCGTCTACCGGGAGTTCTTCACCGACTGCAGTCCGCTGCCCGCGCGTACGACGGTGGTGGTGCGGCCGGTGCGGGAGGGGGTGCTGGTGGAGGTGGACGCGGTGGCCGCCCTGGGGTGAGCCGTCACACCAGGAGGGACCGGATCAACTCCTCGGCGTCGCGACCCGAGCCGAGCAGTCTCCCCGGCCTGTCCGTGCTCCCCGTGGGCCCGAACCTACCCCGCCCGCCCACCCCCGGCGTGCTCGTTACGGGCCGGTAGAGTGGCCGGGTCGTCATCACGCCGTACGGGGGGAAGCCGGTGCAATTCCGGCGCTGACCCTCCCCCAGTGCCTCAAGGGCCTGGGAGGTACCCCCATCGTGAACCGTCCATCGAAGGCGGTCAGCCGGACTGCCCCGCACGGTCGTGACCGGCTCGCGTGTGCCGGCAGCCTGCCGGTGCACGGCACCGTCGAGGCACACGGAGCCGAGCCGCCCGGGGTGTCCCGTGCTGCCCGCTCCCGCAGGGAGAGGCACCCGCCGATCATGAACGTCGTCCGCCGCAGCGCCGCGGTCCTGGCAGCCACCGCCGTGATCGGCGCGGCCACGCCCGCCGTGGCCGCATCCCCGTCCCCGTCCGTGGCGATACCCGACGGTCTGTACGGCACCGCCGACCCCAAGTACGACGGCGTCTGGCGGCAGTCGCTGGCGCTGCTCGCGCAGGACACCGTCGGCGTGAAGCCCGCCGCGAAGGC
It encodes:
- a CDS encoding aldehyde dehydrogenase — its product is MTELVEHGQLFIGGELTDPLGKDVIEVISPHTEEVIGRVPHASTADVDRAVAAARRAFDEGPWPRMSLDERIEVVTRIKDAIAVRHEEIARVISSENGSPYSWSVLAQALGAMMVWDAAITVARNFTYEETRDGVLGRILVRREPVGVVAAVVPWNVPQFVAAAKLAPALLTGCTVVLKPSPESPLDAYILADITREAGLPEGVLSILPADREVSEYLVGHPGIDKVSFTGSVAAGKRVMEVASRNLTRVTLELGGKSAAVVLPDADLATTVAGVVPAAWMNNGQACVAQTRILLPRSRYDEFADAFATAASALVVGDPLDTATQVGPLVARRQQQRNLDYIRIGQEEGAKILTGGGRPPGLERGWYVEPTLFGDVDNSMRIAREEIFGPVICLLPYGDESEALKIANDSDYGLSGSVWTSDVAHGIEVARQVRTGTYSVNTFSLDMLGPFGGYKNSGLGREFGPEGYGEFLEHKMIHLPAGWEG
- a CDS encoding MBL fold metallo-hydrolase — translated: MAQVSDHGGGVRSVQVPIPDNPLGHTLVYVVDTDRGPVLVDTGWDDPASWDTLVEGLAAAGTAVSEVHGVVITHHHPDHHGLSGKVREASGAWIAMHAADSAIVRRTRETRPGRWFSYMAAKLTAAGAPDEHVAPLRDAAPRTTLPGFSPALPDREIVPGELLDLPGRRLRAIWTPGHTPGHVCLHLEEEHPARLPGSGRLFSGDHLLPRITPHIGLYEDPDDATVTDPLGDYLDSLERVGRLAAAEVLPAHQHTFTDAAARVRELLAHHEERLTGLRALLVEPLTAWQVAERMEWNRPWAQIPYGSRNIAVSEAEAHLRRLVKLGRAEAVTGSDPVTYVAV
- a CDS encoding ferredoxin, with protein sequence MGDRWHVEVDRSVCIGSAQCVHRAAGAFRLDSAMQSHPVEPETDANERILEAAENCPVEAIVITLLGSGEPVFPPEE
- a CDS encoding TetR family transcriptional regulator, producing MPAQAKVAKVEARTSQPASPPLTERQEARRRRILHASAQLASRGGFDAVQMREVAESSQVALGTLYRYFPSKIHLLVATMQDQLEHMHGTLRKKPPTGDTAAQRVAETLMRAFRALQREPHLADAMVRALTFADRSVSPEVDQVSRQTTVIILDAIGLENPTPEQLSAVRVIEHTWHSALITWLSGRASIAQVKIDIETVCRLIDLTDPAAGSTSRD
- a CDS encoding RidA family protein, coding for MSQGVRSGPWLFTSGQGPLDPATGEMPADFGAQARQALTNVEAVVAAAGGDRRSITRCTCYLADRTHFAEFNRVYREFFTDCSPLPARTTVVVRPVREGVLVEVDAVAALG